AAGAAGAGATTACAATCTGAGTTATTGTTAAGATGCGCGGACCGGGAATCGGAAGAAGGATCTCATCCTTTCTACTACTAAATAATAAAGTAGTATAGGTTATTTGGATATCGATTAGTAAAGAGTTCAATCAAGCAAAACTTCTTGCTGTGCACCCTTTATAAAATTCCAATCTAATTTCAAGATTTGCTTTACAGCCGGGTTACTTGTGTTAAGTTTGTATAAATCAGACTTACCAACCCTTCTTGTTTTTATAACAATATTATTTCTTTCCAAATTACTCCAAAATGTCTGAAGAGTAGAATAACCAACTCCGGAATTCTTTGCTATTTCTGTCATAGGATAATCAAACAACTGAAAAGTTATAAGAAAATCTAAAACTTTCATCACGGGA
The sequence above is a segment of the Parcubacteria group bacterium genome. Coding sequences within it:
- a CDS encoding helix-turn-helix domain-containing protein, yielding MENESVFIEIFGNNPVMKVLDFLITFQLFDYPMTEIAKNSGVGYSTLQTFWSNLERNNIVIKTRRVGKSDLYKLNTSNPAVKQILKLDWNFIKGAQQEVLLD